The Sphingomonas sp. LY54 genome includes a region encoding these proteins:
- a CDS encoding YcxB family protein, with the protein MSFEKIGPYELTRGDLIAASLVISFSTGATSTRLKATLFIFIGVLMIGGGLAFGEPQTVGFGLFFILLIFVIAPALRSRKGSEEIYLDYSPDGLVAETPDARTTYKWSTVREAKKVGSRLFIMISDGCALVISDRSTSGKNMSRLIATVAQHRGSAGL; encoded by the coding sequence ATGAGTTTCGAGAAGATAGGACCTTACGAGTTGACGCGCGGCGACCTGATTGCAGCGTCGCTGGTCATATCTTTCTCGACCGGCGCTACCTCCACCCGATTAAAGGCCACGCTATTCATATTTATTGGGGTGTTGATGATCGGTGGTGGCTTGGCTTTCGGAGAACCGCAGACCGTCGGCTTCGGCTTGTTTTTCATCCTCCTAATTTTCGTGATTGCTCCGGCATTGCGCTCCCGAAAGGGAAGCGAAGAAATTTACTTGGACTACAGCCCGGATGGATTGGTCGCGGAGACGCCTGACGCGCGAACCACTTACAAATGGTCCACAGTTCGCGAGGCAAAGAAAGTAGGTTCGCGGCTGTTCATTATGATCAGTGACGGCTGCGCGCTCGTGATTTCTGACCGATCAACCAGCGGCAAAAACATGAGCCGCCTGATCGCCACGGTTGCGCAACATCGAGGTTCTGCCGGTCTCTGA
- a CDS encoding dihydrofolate reductase family protein, protein MAKLVFGMNQSLDGYVDHMAFAPGPALFRHFIEQARGQAGSVYGRGLYELMRYWDEDHPEWDAERRAFAAAWRRQPKWVVSRSLLSVGPNATLVRDDVAAVIGRLRAELDGEIQVGGPSLARSLAELGLLDAYRLYLHPVVLGHGTPFFAGPRPPLRLVGEERMGEDVIRLTYVPA, encoded by the coding sequence ATGGCGAAGCTCGTCTTTGGAATGAACCAGTCGCTGGACGGCTATGTCGACCACATGGCGTTCGCGCCCGGTCCCGCGCTCTTCCGCCACTTTATCGAGCAGGCGCGCGGCCAGGCGGGCAGCGTATACGGCCGCGGCTTGTACGAGCTCATGCGCTATTGGGACGAGGACCATCCCGAGTGGGACGCGGAGCGACGCGCCTTTGCGGCGGCGTGGCGGCGCCAGCCGAAATGGGTCGTGTCGCGCTCGTTGCTGTCGGTCGGCCCCAACGCCACGCTCGTCCGGGATGACGTCGCGGCGGTGATCGGCCGGCTGAGGGCCGAGCTCGATGGAGAGATCCAGGTGGGCGGACCCAGCCTTGCGCGAAGCTTGGCCGAACTGGGGCTGCTCGATGCCTACCGGCTCTACCTCCACCCCGTCGTGCTCGGGCACGGCACGCCCTTTTTCGCCGGTCCCCGCCCGCCGCTCCGCCTCGTGGGAGAGGAGCGCATGGGCGAGGACGTGATCAGGCTGACCTACGTCCCCGCCTGA
- a CDS encoding response regulator transcription factor — protein sequence MSVTIALVDDDRNILTSVSIALQSEGFVTRVYSDGETALKALVENPPDLAVLDVKMPRIDGMELLRRLREKSALPVIFLTSKDDELDEALGLAMGADDYIAKPFSQRLLIARIRAILRRTEMRATPVEAEEAAEPVQIVRGRLAMDPARHRVAWDGNDVTLTVTEFMILEALAQRPGVVKSRNQLMDVAYHDDIYVDDRTIDSHIKRLRRKFRAVDEDFSAIETLYGVGYRFAEE from the coding sequence ATGTCGGTAACGATCGCGCTCGTCGACGATGACCGCAACATCCTGACCTCGGTGTCGATCGCGCTCCAGTCGGAGGGGTTCGTCACCCGCGTCTATTCGGACGGCGAGACGGCGCTGAAGGCGTTGGTCGAGAACCCGCCGGATCTCGCCGTGCTCGACGTCAAGATGCCGCGCATAGATGGGATGGAATTGCTCCGCCGCCTGCGCGAGAAGAGCGCCCTCCCCGTCATCTTCCTGACGTCGAAGGACGACGAACTGGACGAGGCGCTTGGCCTCGCCATGGGCGCCGACGATTATATCGCCAAGCCCTTCTCGCAGCGCCTGCTGATCGCGCGCATCCGCGCCATTTTGCGCCGTACCGAAATGCGCGCGACGCCGGTCGAGGCCGAGGAAGCGGCCGAGCCGGTGCAGATCGTGCGCGGCCGGCTCGCCATGGACCCGGCCCGGCACCGCGTCGCCTGGGACGGCAACGACGTGACGCTGACCGTCACCGAATTCATGATCCTCGAGGCGCTCGCGCAACGGCCGGGCGTGGTGAAATCGCGCAACCAGCTGATGGACGTCGCCTATCACGACGACATCTATGTCGACGACCGCACGATCGACAGCCACATCAAGCGGCTACGCCGCAAGTTCCGCGCGGTCGACGAGGATTTCAGCGCCATCGAGACGCTGTATGGCGTAGGCTATCGCTTTGCGGAGGAGTGA
- a CDS encoding DUF1801 domain-containing protein, with the protein MADTKTKPTDVSVDAFLDGVAHPVRRADGKALRAMMERVTGEPAVMWGPSIVGFGRYHYRYASGHEGDMCRVGFSPRSANLVLYVGGFPEYEALLAKLGKHKSSKACLYLGKLADVDLDVLEEIVQHTYAATEGVDHCPAC; encoded by the coding sequence ATGGCCGACACCAAGACCAAGCCGACCGATGTGAGCGTCGACGCCTTCCTGGACGGCGTCGCGCATCCGGTGCGCCGCGCCGACGGCAAGGCGCTGCGCGCGATGATGGAGCGCGTCACCGGCGAGCCGGCGGTGATGTGGGGCCCTTCGATCGTCGGCTTCGGCCGCTATCATTATCGCTACGCCAGCGGGCACGAGGGCGACATGTGCCGCGTCGGCTTCTCGCCGCGCTCGGCCAATCTCGTCCTCTATGTCGGCGGCTTCCCCGAATATGAGGCGCTCTTGGCGAAGCTCGGCAAGCACAAGAGCTCGAAGGCCTGCCTGTATCTCGGCAAGCTGGCCGACGTGGACCTGGACGTGCTCGAGGAGATCGTCCAACACACCTATGCGGCGACCGAAGGCGTCGATCATTGCCCGGCCTGCTGA
- a CDS encoding phosphoenolpyruvate carboxykinase — protein sequence METDVANRVPSHGLAEQGIDTKANLHWNLGTPALVEQAVARGEGMLAKDGPLVVETGKHTGRSAKDKFMVRDSETENTIWWDNNPSISPEHFAALKADFLAELAKKDTLFVADLFGGSQPEHRVNVRVINELAWHNQFIRTMLVRPEAADLPGFVPDFTIIDLPSFVADPARHGCRSETVIAVNLTEKLILIGGTKYAGEMKKSVFGVLNYLLPAKGVMPMHCSANIGPNGDTAVFFGLSGTGKTTLSADASRTLIGDDEHGWSDTAVFNFEGGCYAKMIRLSEEAEPEIYATTRRFGTVLENVVVDPGTRELDLDDNSLAENSRGAYPIDFIPNASAENMGPVPKNIVMLTADAFGVLPPIAKLTPDQAMYHFLSGYTAKVAGTEIGVTEPQATFSTCFGAPFMPRHPSVYGNLLKERIAKGNVDCWLVNTGWTGGKYGVGQRMPIKATRALLNAALDGSLNSAEFRIDENFGFQVPVSVPGVDSAILNPRETWADKAEYDATAAKLVKLFIDNFAKFEAHVDQSVREAAPTAA from the coding sequence ATGGAGACCGACGTGGCCAATCGCGTGCCCTCTCATGGGCTTGCCGAACAGGGTATCGACACCAAAGCGAACCTGCACTGGAACCTCGGCACGCCGGCGCTGGTCGAGCAGGCGGTGGCGCGCGGCGAGGGCATGCTCGCCAAGGACGGTCCTTTGGTCGTCGAGACCGGCAAGCACACCGGCCGCTCCGCCAAGGACAAGTTCATGGTCCGCGATTCGGAGACCGAGAATACGATCTGGTGGGACAATAACCCCTCGATCAGCCCCGAGCATTTCGCTGCGCTGAAGGCCGATTTCCTTGCTGAGCTCGCCAAAAAGGACACTTTGTTCGTCGCCGATCTGTTCGGCGGCTCGCAGCCCGAGCACCGCGTCAACGTTCGCGTGATCAACGAGCTCGCCTGGCACAACCAGTTCATCCGCACGATGCTGGTCCGCCCCGAAGCGGCCGATCTTCCCGGTTTCGTTCCCGACTTCACGATCATCGACCTGCCGAGCTTCGTCGCCGATCCGGCCCGCCACGGCTGCCGCTCGGAAACCGTGATCGCGGTCAACCTCACCGAGAAACTGATCCTGATCGGCGGCACCAAATATGCCGGCGAGATGAAGAAGTCGGTGTTCGGCGTGCTGAACTATTTGCTCCCCGCTAAGGGCGTGATGCCGATGCACTGCTCGGCCAATATCGGCCCGAACGGCGACACCGCCGTCTTCTTCGGCCTGTCGGGCACCGGAAAGACGACGCTCAGCGCCGACGCCAGCCGCACTTTGATCGGCGACGACGAGCATGGCTGGTCGGACACCGCCGTGTTCAACTTCGAGGGCGGCTGCTACGCCAAGATGATCCGCCTGTCGGAAGAGGCCGAGCCGGAAATCTACGCCACCACCCGCCGTTTCGGCACGGTGCTCGAGAATGTCGTGGTGGATCCCGGCACGCGCGAGCTCGATCTCGACGACAACAGCCTCGCCGAGAACAGCCGCGGCGCCTACCCGATCGACTTCATCCCCAATGCGTCGGCAGAGAATATGGGGCCGGTGCCGAAGAACATCGTGATGCTGACCGCCGACGCGTTCGGCGTGCTGCCCCCGATCGCCAAGCTCACGCCCGACCAGGCGATGTACCACTTCCTCTCCGGCTACACCGCCAAGGTCGCCGGCACCGAGATCGGCGTCACCGAGCCGCAGGCGACCTTCTCGACCTGCTTCGGCGCGCCGTTCATGCCGCGCCACCCGAGCGTCTACGGCAATTTGCTAAAGGAGCGGATCGCCAAGGGGAATGTCGATTGCTGGCTGGTCAACACCGGCTGGACCGGCGGCAAGTACGGCGTCGGCCAGCGCATGCCGATCAAGGCAACCCGCGCGCTCCTCAACGCCGCGCTCGACGGCTCGCTCAACAGCGCCGAATTCCGCATCGACGAGAATTTCGGCTTCCAGGTGCCGGTCAGCGTGCCGGGCGTAGACAGCGCGATCCTCAATCCGCGCGAGACCTGGGCCGACAAGGCCGAATATGACGCGACCGCGGCCAAGCTGGTGAAATTGTTCATCGACAATTTCGCCAAGTTCGAAGCCCATGTCGACCAAAGCGTCCGCGAAGCTGCCCCGACGGCCGCCTGA
- a CDS encoding HAMP domain-containing sensor histidine kinase gives MLAGSLFYLDSYRHRSTDARLDQAKTEVRMAADALAMAPAEARATLIARLGQASRTRLRLYAPTGEILMDSWSGTPPTYTLRDPKTEPWTKNAARIMDDVFNAIVGAERPPDYVPSADETLHHWPEAQAALGQRRTTTALRQAPEGTPFISAATPMPGDTGVLLMTRNARDIRAEVRAERTTLGLVLLGTLLLSILLSVFLARTVANPLRRLARAAHSVRLGRAREVDVPLLPARRDEIGLLARALHDMTHSLRYRIDATEAFAADVTHELKNPLASLRSAVDSLDRVKDPELQRQLLDVVRNDVVRLDRLVVDIAEVSRLDAELSRARFEEVDIGCMIESLLGLWEARAAECGVRVAFARPRVGTAVLMGEESRLARVVDNIVDNAISFSRQGGLVEISAARIDGEVVVDIEDEGPGVAPAVREAIFNRFHSIRPDGEAFGRHSGLGLAIAKAIVEGHDGRIEVGDRHDGRTGARFVLRFPGGFAE, from the coding sequence ATGCTGGCCGGCAGCCTCTTCTATCTCGACAGCTACCGCCACCGCAGCACCGACGCGCGGCTCGACCAGGCCAAAACCGAGGTGCGAATGGCCGCCGACGCGCTGGCGATGGCGCCGGCCGAGGCGCGTGCGACCCTGATCGCACGATTGGGCCAGGCGTCGCGCACGCGGCTGCGTCTCTATGCGCCGACCGGCGAAATCCTGATGGACAGCTGGTCGGGCACGCCGCCGACCTACACGTTGCGCGACCCCAAGACGGAGCCGTGGACCAAGAATGCGGCGCGCATCATGGACGACGTCTTCAATGCGATCGTCGGCGCCGAGCGCCCGCCCGATTACGTCCCGAGCGCGGACGAGACGCTGCACCACTGGCCCGAGGCGCAGGCGGCGCTCGGCCAACGGCGCACGACCACCGCGCTCCGCCAGGCGCCCGAGGGCACGCCCTTCATCTCCGCCGCGACGCCGATGCCGGGCGATACCGGCGTGCTGCTCATGACCCGTAACGCGCGCGACATCCGCGCCGAAGTGCGCGCCGAGCGCACCACGCTCGGCCTGGTCCTGCTCGGCACGTTGCTGCTTTCGATCCTGCTCTCGGTTTTCCTGGCGCGGACGGTGGCCAACCCGCTCCGCCGGCTCGCCCGCGCCGCCCACAGCGTCCGGCTCGGCCGCGCGCGCGAGGTCGACGTCCCCCTCCTCCCCGCCCGCCGCGACGAGATCGGCCTGCTCGCCCGCGCGCTGCACGACATGACGCATTCGCTTCGCTACCGGATCGACGCCACCGAGGCATTCGCGGCCGACGTGACGCATGAGCTCAAGAACCCGCTCGCCTCCTTGCGGTCGGCGGTCGACAGCCTCGACCGCGTCAAGGATCCCGAATTGCAGCGGCAGTTGCTCGACGTCGTGCGCAACGACGTGGTGCGGCTCGACCGGCTAGTGGTCGATATTGCCGAAGTGTCGCGGCTCGACGCCGAATTGTCGCGCGCGCGCTTCGAGGAGGTCGACATCGGCTGCATGATCGAATCCTTGCTCGGGCTGTGGGAAGCGCGCGCGGCCGAATGCGGCGTACGCGTCGCCTTCGCGCGGCCGCGGGTCGGGACGGCGGTCCTCATGGGCGAGGAATCGCGGCTGGCACGCGTCGTCGACAATATCGTCGACAACGCCATCTCCTTCTCGCGCCAGGGCGGGCTGGTGGAGATTTCCGCGGCCCGGATCGACGGCGAGGTCGTGGTCGACATCGAGGACGAGGGACCCGGTGTTGCCCCCGCGGTGCGTGAGGCGATCTTTAACCGCTTCCACAGCATAAGGCCCGACGGCGAAGCCTTCGGCCGCCATTCCGGGCTCGGGCTCGCGATTGCAAAGGCGATCGTTGAAGGCCATGACGGTCGGATCGAGGTCGGGGACCGCCATGACGGGCGCACGGGTGCCCGCTTCGTGCTTCGCTTCCCGGGGGGGTTCGCAGAATGA
- the rapZ gene encoding RNase adapter RapZ, giving the protein MKPGPAPKRILLVTGLSGAGKSTVLRTLEDIGWEVVDNLPLSMLEALLSTPLAKGASRRRRPLALGIDSRTRDFDANSVVQQIKELAGDHSFPVETLYLDCAGSKLLQRYSETRRRHPLALDRPATDGIAAERDLMEPLRRWAEYIIDTTDTDSNALQQQIRHRFATDLSPYLHIMSFGFARGLPRNADTVFDMRFLKNPHWEDHLRPLTGLDTPVGDYIATDESYEPAVARIEELLLLLLPRYRSEGKSYVSIAFGCTGGRHRSVHVAQRVATRLREAGFSPTVEHRDLASRPRDLVEGDQRAQLDI; this is encoded by the coding sequence GTGAAGCCCGGTCCGGCGCCCAAACGCATCCTGCTCGTCACCGGACTGTCCGGCGCCGGCAAGTCCACTGTGCTGCGCACGCTCGAGGATATCGGCTGGGAAGTCGTCGACAACCTTCCGTTGTCGATGCTCGAGGCGCTGCTCTCCACCCCGCTGGCCAAGGGCGCGAGCCGCCGCCGGCGTCCCCTCGCGCTCGGCATCGACAGCCGCACGCGCGACTTCGACGCAAATTCGGTGGTCCAGCAGATCAAGGAACTGGCCGGGGACCACAGCTTTCCGGTCGAGACGCTCTATCTCGACTGCGCCGGATCGAAGCTGCTGCAGCGTTATTCGGAAACGCGCCGCCGCCACCCGCTCGCGCTCGACCGCCCCGCCACCGACGGCATCGCCGCCGAGCGCGACCTGATGGAGCCGCTGCGGCGCTGGGCCGAGTATATCATCGACACCACCGACACCGACAGCAACGCGCTCCAGCAGCAGATCCGGCACCGCTTCGCCACCGATCTCTCGCCCTACCTCCACATCATGTCGTTCGGCTTCGCGCGCGGGCTGCCGCGCAACGCCGACACCGTGTTCGACATGCGCTTCCTCAAGAACCCGCATTGGGAAGACCATTTGCGGCCGTTGACCGGGCTCGACACCCCGGTCGGCGACTATATCGCGACCGACGAGAGCTACGAGCCGGCGGTGGCGCGAATCGAGGAATTGCTGCTGTTGCTCCTGCCCCGCTACCGCAGCGAGGGAAAATCCTATGTTTCAATCGCATTTGGCTGTACCGGCGGGCGCCATCGGTCGGTGCACGTCGCGCAGCGGGTTGCCACGAGGTTGCGCGAGGCCGGTTTTTCGCCCACGGTCGAACATCGCGACCTCGCTTCGCGGCCGCGCGACCTGGTCGAGGGGGACCAGCGGGCGCAGTTGGATATTTAG
- a CDS encoding HPr kinase/phosphatase C-terminal domain-containing protein has protein sequence MASLSSETLHASCVAKDGRAILISGRSGGGKSDLALRLIDRGAVLVSDDYTIVKRVAGRLLACAPQTILGKIEVRGVGLVEMEAASDVPVALAVDLDRTVDRLPELHDPLGVCGMKVPVIGLSGLEPSAPIKVELALRQFGLESA, from the coding sequence ATGGCTTCGCTGTCCTCCGAAACGCTTCATGCCTCCTGCGTCGCCAAGGACGGGCGCGCGATCCTGATCTCGGGACGCTCTGGCGGCGGCAAGTCCGACCTCGCGCTCCGCCTGATCGACCGCGGCGCCGTGCTGGTGAGCGACGATTACACGATCGTGAAGCGGGTCGCCGGGCGCCTTCTCGCCTGTGCGCCGCAGACGATTCTCGGTAAGATCGAGGTGCGCGGCGTCGGCCTCGTCGAAATGGAGGCGGCGAGCGACGTCCCGGTGGCGCTGGCCGTCGATCTCGACCGGACCGTCGACCGCCTGCCGGAACTGCACGACCCGCTCGGCGTCTGCGGCATGAAGGTGCCGGTCATCGGGCTGAGCGGCCTCGAGCCGTCGGCGCCGATCAAGGTAGAGCTGGCGCTGCGCCAGTTCGGGCTGGAATCGGCGTGA
- a CDS encoding TonB-dependent receptor, producing MKSVDAGRVAANNARLLKNLLAGAALSALVLPAAAYAQEQDSSVADDQLATADEGDAILVTGIRSSLRSALNEKRTSDNLVEVIQAEDIGKLPDQNLAEVLENVTGIQITREAGVGNAVQIRGTDANRTEINGVSTVSSGAGRSGISFEDLPAALIASVEVTKVPEARTTEGSVGGTINLRTIRPLDLRKPLFALRVQGERSDLAESTRPRIAGTVGNAWSTGAGEFGLVLSGSYARQDVASFEPRVDRDNLILPNSGITSAESFPFLPIQFFDQELIAYKYETLNFTGSLEWKPADNLKIYFDGTHNDQKRAQQSTRVQLSGVSAVPVFNNTTNTAFETVDFGTLQGPNGPIKLGEVQAVVAGVLRPGANVNGALDPNLRTSSNTGARLTKSQVFALGTEWESGRFKARAEGSLSTSDSVLPNFSTNLDFINPNSTQPRYGQSLDNGVPLEFDLRNGTLQFGIAQGLASTPTSAQLLDPANYKLQQIDHSLDTRENKEKAFRLDTSLDISDLNPVVTSFDLGYRWNETSAENNDVLRRTNFTSATSAWNRPSANLFADIVKAGPSNFDAADGRTLFFPDYLIIDGGLAHKNPGKVLDAINAAIAASNAAKTVGPNIPLISQPTDQLSAFFSVAETTHAVYLQANFDGEELGLPVRGNAGVRWLTTGLKSVGNNIENGAVSGQVVKRSNYQFWLPRFNMVVEPVEKVLIRGGIARDIRRPDFNDLSTSLTFSGSANTPVVAGNPSLIPEAVWSFDIAGEWYFAPSSLVSVGFFHKIRTNLFADRQEDPAPNLVGNQLNIDITAPCEQGGIFNPIADRNINNPTPGTGICVPLRTTFNVPGTTTQTGIEVAFQHDLSAYEDVLGFASGFGFIGNFTYQWTGGSAEEYRAVDGPRNIFTQLGIANAQDRIELANLSKYAFNTTLFYDKYGLNARLRYTWRSSYLNEERFFFGLPLVNGARGQLNASVNYDVTDNINIGIEGINLLRQDANQYCVNNKALLCFQGLTDRRLTAGVSVKF from the coding sequence ATGAAGTCCGTCGATGCCGGCCGCGTGGCCGCGAACAATGCACGTCTTTTGAAGAATTTGCTGGCCGGCGCGGCCCTGTCCGCGCTCGTTCTGCCCGCTGCGGCTTATGCCCAGGAGCAGGATTCGAGCGTCGCCGACGATCAGCTCGCGACCGCCGACGAAGGCGACGCGATCCTTGTCACCGGCATCCGCAGCTCGCTGCGCAGCGCCCTCAATGAGAAGCGGACGTCGGACAATCTCGTCGAAGTCATCCAGGCCGAGGATATCGGCAAGCTGCCCGACCAGAATCTGGCCGAAGTGCTCGAGAACGTCACCGGCATCCAGATCACGCGCGAGGCCGGCGTCGGCAACGCCGTGCAGATCCGCGGCACCGACGCCAACCGGACCGAGATCAATGGCGTTTCGACCGTATCCTCCGGCGCCGGCCGCTCCGGGATCAGCTTCGAGGATCTGCCCGCCGCGCTGATCGCCTCGGTGGAGGTCACCAAGGTTCCCGAGGCGCGCACGACCGAAGGATCGGTCGGCGGCACCATCAACCTGCGCACGATCCGGCCGCTCGATCTGCGCAAGCCTTTGTTCGCGCTGCGCGTGCAGGGCGAGCGCAGCGACCTTGCCGAGAGCACCCGGCCGCGGATCGCCGGCACGGTCGGCAACGCCTGGTCGACGGGCGCGGGAGAATTCGGCCTCGTCTTGAGCGGCAGCTATGCCCGGCAGGACGTCGCCAGCTTCGAGCCGCGCGTCGACCGCGACAATCTCATCCTGCCCAATTCGGGCATCACCAGCGCCGAATCCTTCCCGTTCCTGCCGATCCAGTTCTTCGACCAGGAGCTGATCGCGTACAAATATGAGACGCTCAACTTCACCGGCTCGCTCGAATGGAAGCCGGCCGACAACCTGAAAATCTATTTCGACGGCACCCATAACGACCAGAAAAGGGCGCAGCAGAGCACGCGCGTGCAATTGTCGGGCGTGTCGGCCGTCCCGGTCTTCAACAATACGACGAACACCGCCTTCGAGACGGTCGATTTCGGCACGCTCCAGGGCCCCAACGGCCCGATCAAGCTCGGCGAAGTTCAGGCCGTCGTGGCCGGCGTCCTGCGGCCGGGCGCGAACGTCAACGGCGCGCTCGATCCCAATCTGCGCACGTCGAGCAATACCGGCGCGCGCCTCACCAAGAGCCAGGTCTTCGCGCTCGGCACCGAATGGGAATCGGGTCGCTTCAAGGCGCGCGCCGAAGGATCGCTGTCGACCTCGGATTCGGTCCTCCCCAATTTCTCGACCAACCTCGACTTCATCAATCCCAATTCGACGCAGCCGCGCTACGGCCAGAGCCTAGACAACGGCGTTCCGCTGGAATTCGACCTGCGCAATGGGACGCTCCAGTTCGGCATCGCACAGGGCCTGGCGTCGACCCCGACCTCGGCGCAATTGCTCGATCCGGCCAATTACAAGCTGCAGCAGATCGACCACAGCCTCGACACGCGCGAGAATAAGGAAAAGGCCTTCCGGCTCGACACCTCGCTCGACATCTCGGATCTCAATCCGGTCGTGACCTCGTTCGATCTGGGCTATCGCTGGAACGAGACGTCGGCGGAGAATAACGACGTTCTGCGCCGCACCAACTTCACCAGCGCCACCAGCGCCTGGAACCGGCCGAGCGCGAATCTGTTCGCCGACATCGTCAAGGCCGGCCCCAGCAATTTCGATGCGGCCGACGGGCGGACCCTGTTCTTCCCTGATTACCTGATCATCGACGGCGGCCTCGCCCACAAGAATCCGGGCAAGGTCCTCGACGCGATCAATGCCGCGATCGCGGCCAGCAACGCCGCCAAGACGGTCGGCCCCAATATCCCGCTGATCTCCCAGCCGACCGACCAGCTTTCTGCCTTCTTCTCGGTCGCGGAAACGACGCACGCCGTCTACCTGCAGGCCAATTTCGACGGCGAAGAACTCGGCCTCCCCGTGCGCGGCAATGCCGGCGTCCGCTGGCTCACCACCGGCCTCAAGTCGGTCGGCAACAATATCGAGAACGGCGCCGTCTCCGGACAGGTCGTCAAGCGGAGCAACTATCAGTTCTGGCTGCCGCGCTTCAACATGGTGGTCGAGCCGGTCGAGAAGGTGCTGATCCGCGGCGGCATCGCGCGCGATATCCGCCGTCCCGATTTCAACGACCTGTCGACCTCGCTCACCTTCAGCGGCTCGGCCAACACCCCCGTCGTCGCAGGCAATCCGAGCCTGATCCCGGAAGCGGTCTGGTCGTTCGATATCGCCGGCGAATGGTATTTCGCGCCGTCGAGCCTGGTGAGCGTCGGCTTCTTCCACAAGATCCGCACCAACCTGTTCGCCGATCGCCAGGAGGATCCCGCGCCCAATTTGGTCGGTAACCAGCTCAACATCGACATCACGGCGCCGTGCGAGCAAGGCGGCATCTTCAACCCGATCGCCGACCGCAACATCAACAACCCGACGCCGGGCACCGGCATCTGCGTGCCGCTGCGCACGACCTTCAACGTCCCGGGAACGACGACCCAGACCGGCATCGAGGTCGCTTTCCAGCATGACCTTTCGGCCTACGAAGACGTGCTCGGCTTTGCCTCCGGGTTCGGCTTCATCGGCAACTTCACCTACCAGTGGACGGGCGGGTCGGCTGAGGAATATCGCGCCGTCGACGGGCCGCGGAATATCTTCACGCAGCTGGGCATCGCCAACGCACAGGACCGGATCGAGCTGGCGAACCTCTCCAAATATGCGTTCAACACCACCTTGTTCTACGACAAATACGGGCTGAATGCGCGGCTGCGCTACACGTGGCGCTCGAGCTATTTGAACGAGGAGCGCTTCTTCTTCGGCCTGCCGCTGGTCAACGGCGCTCGCGGGCAGCTCAACGCCAGCGTCAATTACGACGTCACCGACAACATCAATATCGGCATCGAAGGGATCAACCTGCTGCGCCAGGACGCCAATCAATATTGCGTCAACAACAAGGCATTGCTCTGCTTCCAGGGCCTCACCGACCGCCGCCTTACCGCCGGCGTCAGCGTGAAGTTCTAG
- the lepB gene encoding signal peptidase I: MVRSSDVLARVGLALLNVPAPGTGLLRLGRLKTALVFYLLALLALVFLRAAPPVPFALLAIVAMLAIVVPLTAIVLTWRQSRERLESRPWYARWHAVLAAALAMLIVRVVIGDPNKVAYRSFYMPSEAMAPSLPKHDRFIAYMGSLGPLRRGDLVLVRTPADFIYVKRVAAMGGDHFAMRAGVVILNGRPVLQRPLGQEKHLDAFDEAPARRLAERFPGETSGHEIYDLGPSAGDDVPEQLIPAGHLILLGDNRDRSADSRYSIEEFGLGGAVQEADIIGRPYYSSWGSTRPLGTPLAP, from the coding sequence ATGGTTCGTAGCTCGGATGTGCTGGCTCGCGTGGGGCTTGCTTTGTTGAACGTGCCTGCGCCGGGAACCGGGCTGCTGCGTCTTGGGCGACTGAAGACGGCGCTCGTCTTCTATCTTCTGGCTCTGCTCGCCCTCGTCTTCCTTCGAGCCGCGCCACCCGTTCCTTTCGCGTTGCTGGCCATCGTCGCTATGCTCGCTATTGTCGTTCCGCTAACCGCTATAGTCCTCACCTGGCGACAAAGCCGCGAGCGCCTCGAGTCGAGGCCTTGGTATGCCCGCTGGCATGCCGTCCTCGCCGCCGCCCTCGCGATGCTGATCGTTCGTGTTGTGATCGGCGATCCGAACAAGGTCGCTTATCGCTCCTTCTACATGCCCTCCGAGGCGATGGCGCCATCTCTGCCCAAGCATGACAGGTTCATTGCATATATGGGTTCGTTGGGGCCGCTGCGGCGCGGCGATCTGGTGCTGGTGCGCACACCGGCCGACTTCATCTACGTCAAGCGGGTGGCAGCCATGGGCGGCGATCACTTCGCCATGCGCGCAGGCGTCGTCATCCTGAACGGAAGGCCAGTTCTCCAGCGCCCTTTGGGACAGGAAAAACACTTGGACGCCTTCGACGAGGCACCTGCACGCCGTCTCGCGGAGCGCTTTCCCGGGGAGACATCCGGGCATGAGATTTACGATCTCGGCCCGAGCGCCGGCGACGACGTGCCTGAGCAGCTGATCCCGGCCGGGCATCTGATCTTGCTCGGCGACAATCGGGATCGCTCGGCCGACAGCCGCTATTCGATAGAAGAATTCGGTCTCGGCGGCGCGGTCCAGGAAGCCGACATCATCGGCCGCCCTTATTACTCCAGCTGGGGATCCACCCGACCGCTCGGGACGCCCTTGGCGCCGTGA